In one Nicotiana sylvestris chromosome 8, ASM39365v2, whole genome shotgun sequence genomic region, the following are encoded:
- the LOC138876191 gene encoding uncharacterized protein, translating to MPLVVEDAVEPSVRDNVRIDIHEVEEETQEAMNPYREYVIDMPEPVVPKAKAPLPRPPPTYPQWLAKQKGDNQFKKFIEMMKSLTINVPLVEALKQMPGYAKFIKYLVTKTRSMECETIKMTHQTFGIVQSRPTSMRLQMADRSMKRPLGIIDDVLVRVDKFILPADFVILDCEVDFEVPIILGRLFLTTGKALVDVEARELTFRVGDEKVDATLAVLQKRKRAIRGTLADIRGISPAFCMHKIILEKDARPSLEHQRRLNEAMQEVVKKEVIKWLDTGVVYPISDNSWTSPVQCILKKGGMTVVTNANNELIPTQTVTGWRVCMDYRKLNKVTRKDHFPLSFLDQMLDRLTGRSFYCFLDGYSGYNQILIAPED from the exons atgcctttggtggttgaagatgcagttgaaccaagtgtgagagataatgtgcggattgatattcaTGAGGTTGAAGAGGAGACACAAGAGGCCATGAACCCGTATAGGGAATACGTGATTGATATGCCCGAGCCGGTGGTGCCCAAAGCCAAAGCACCCTTACCTCGACCTCCTCCGACCTATCCTCAATGGTTGGCAAAGCAaaaaggtgacaaccaatttaagaaattcattgagatgatgaagagtttgactatcaatgtgcctttggtggaggcactcaagcaaatgccggggtacgcAAAGTTCATTAAATATTTGGTTACAAAAacgagatcaatggagtgtgagacaatcaagatgacccatcaa acctttgGAATCGTACAatctcgtccaacttctatgaggcttcaaatggcggaccggtcaatgaagcggcctttggggattattgatgatgtccttgttcgtgttgataagttcatattgccagcCGATTTCgttatcttggattgtgaggtggattttgaggtgccaATTATTCTTGGAAGACTTTTCCTAACTACTGGAAAGGCTTTGGTAGATGTCGAAGCGAGAGagttgaccttccgtgttggtgatgaaaag gttgacgccactttggcggttctacaAAAGCGCAAGAGGGCGATCAGAgggaccttggcggatattcggggaataagccccgccttttgtatGCATAAGATCATATTGGAGAAGGATGCGAGGCCCTCACTTGAACACCAAAGAAGACTCAAcgaagctatgcaagaagtggttaagaaggaagttatcaagtggcttgacaccggtgtggtgtatcctatttctgacaactcatggacttctccggtgcaatgcaTACTGAAGAAGGGCGGGATGACTGTGGTAACCAATGCtaacaatgagttgattcctactcaGACGGTGACgggatggagagtttgtatggactatagaaagcttaacaaggtgactcgaaaggatcatttcccgttGTCGTTCCtcgatcaaatgcttgatcgtcttacGGGTCGGTCGTTCTATTGCTTTTTAGATgggtattcggggtacaatcagattctcATCGCCCCGGAAGATTAG